One genomic window of Haliotis asinina isolate JCU_RB_2024 chromosome 4, JCU_Hal_asi_v2, whole genome shotgun sequence includes the following:
- the LOC137282387 gene encoding sulfotransferase 1C2-like — MATPAEKAMAAGINFDLVMFEGFVHYAMIVDNLTKLKDFPIRDDDVLLCTYPKSGTHWAWEILNMIVAGKAEYAEHWQNSAWLEYRTQEELEKLASPRILHTHLRPSQLPHALWDKQCKVIYVRRNPKDCVVSSFCQFTQQIWKENCSKKQIYTGSWNDYIDLYLDEYLPSGPYFQHTIEWANISEIHEEFEICRVQYEDMKKDCVQEIRRMADYLGRQLSDRTCQEISEACSFKNLKHANENLKDQTYHFRWQNGSSGYFRKGTTGDWKNWFTVAQSDRFDKIYEKRLKEKFPY, encoded by the exons ATGGCGACACCAGCGGAGAAAGCAATGGCGGCAGGTATCAATTTTGACCTCGTCATGTTTGAAGGATTTGTGCACTATGCGATGATAGTGGACAACTTGACGAAACTAAAGGATTTTCCCATCCGTGATGATGATGTATTACTCTGTACCTACCCAAAGTCAG GTACTCATTGGGCATGGGAGATCCTCAACATGATCGTGGCAGGCAAGGCTGAGTACGCCGAACACTGGCAAAACTCTGCCTGGCTGGAATACAGGACGCAGGAAGAACTGGAGAAACTTGCATCGCCAAGAATCCTCCACACCCACCTGCGTCCAAG CCAACTACCACATGCACTATGGGACAAACAATGTAAAGTGATATACGTCAGGAGGAATCCTAAGGACTGTGTGGTATCGTCCTTCTGCCAGTTCACACAACAGATATGGAAGGAGAACTgttcaaagaaacaaatatacaccgGTTCCTGGAACGACTATATTGACCTTTATCTTGACGAATATT TACCGTCTGGACCTTATTTCCAACACACGATTGAGTGGGCCAACATTTCCGAAATCCATGAAGAATTTGAAATATGCAGAGTGCAGTATGAAGACATGAAAAAG GACTGTGTTCAGGAAATACGAAGAATGGCAGATTACCTTGGGCGCCAGCTCTCGGATAGAACATGTCAGGAAATATCCGAGGCATGCTCATTTAAAAATCTCAAGCATGCTAACGAGAATCTAAAAGATCAAACCTACCACTTTCGATGGCAAAATGGCTCAAGTGGATACTTCAGGAAAG GTACAACTGGCGACTGGAAGAACTGGTTCACGGTGGCCCAGAGCGATCGCTTTGATAAAATCTATGAAAAACGTTTAAAGGAGAAGTTTCCATACTGA
- the LOC137282204 gene encoding sulfotransferase 1C2A-like: protein MENMSALAEKAMASGFNLDLVVHDGLVQAKFMVDKIKRAKTFAIREDDIFLCTYPKSGTHWTWEILNMIVAGKAEYTKHWLNSAYLESRTKEELEKLESPRIIHTHLLPSQMPDAIWTNGCKVIYVHRHPKDCLVSFFSQLSKQIWEDNPLQKTAFSGSWADYLDLFLDGYTLAPCGSYFTYRLQMSTISDTYKGFEVCTVRYEDMKADCAREIKRMAEYLGRPLPEQIYRDISEACSFKNLKNACETMKDQTYHYKWQDGSSGYFRKGECGDWKNFFTVAQSERFDKMYEEKMQSPLL, encoded by the exons A TGGAGAATATGTCAGCCCTTGCAGAAAAAGCCATGGCGTCTGGGTTCAATCTCGACTTGGTAGTACATGACGGTTTGGTGCAAGCAAAGTTCATGGTTGACAAGATTAAAAGGGCGAAAACGTTCGCCATCAGGGAGGACGATATCTTCCTGTGTACATATCCAAAATCCG GTACTCACTGGACGTGGGAGATCCTCAACATGATAGTAGCCGGCAAGGCTGAATACACAAAACACTGGCTGAATTCAGCCTATCTAGAAAGCAGGACCAAAGAAGAACTGGAGAAGCTGGAATCACCTCGAATTATCCACACTCATCTCCTTCCCAG TCAGATGCCAGACGCCATATGGACAAATGGATGTAAGGTGATATATGTCCATAGACACCCAAAGGATTGTTTGGTGTCCTTCTTCAGTCAGCTCAGCAAACAAATCTGGGAGGACAACCCTTTACAAAAAACAGCTTTTTCAGGCTCCTGGGCAGATTATCTTGACTTGTTCCTTGATGGTTATACACTCG CTCCCTGTGGTTCATACTTCACCTACAGGCTACAGATGTCCACCATATCCGACACATATAAGGGCTTTGAAGTGTGCACTGTGCGGTATGAAGACATGAAAGCG GATTGTGCCAGAGAAATAAAAAGAATGGCTGAATACCTTGGTCGCCCTTTACCGGAACAAATATATAGGGATATATCTGAAGCGTGCTCGTTCAAGAATCTCAAAAATGCCTGTGAGACGATGAAGGATCAGACCTATCACTATAAATGGCAAGACGGGTCAAGCGGATACTTTAGGAAAG GTGAATGTGGAGACTGGAAGAACTTTTTCACTGTGGCACAGAGTGAGAGATTCGACAAAATGTATGAAGAAAAGATGCAGTCACCTCTCCTTTGA